The nucleotide sequence GTATTCGCTGTCGTACAGCAGGACGGCGGCGCGGCCGTGTTCCAGGATGAACGCCAGAGTGGCGGCGTCTAGCCGGGTGTTCAGGGCGTTGAGCACGGCGCCTGCCATGGGCACGCCGAAATGCGCTTCGTACAGCGCCGGCACGTTGGGCGCCAGCACCGCCACCACGTCGCCGCGCTGCACGCCCCACGCCCGCAGCGCTGCCGCCATCTGCTGGCATCGCTGCCGCGTGGCGTGCCAGCTCTGGCTGCGATCGCCGTGCACCAGCGCCGGCCGTTGCGGATAGACTTCGGCCGCCCACTGCAGGAACCCCAGAGGCGTCAGGGGCACATGGTTGGCGGCGTTGGGCGGCAGTTCGTCGTGGGATGGGGCTGTCATGGGGTGGCTCCGGCTAGGGCTGGCGGGCGGTTTCACGCTGGGCGGCCTGCCACCCCAGCTCGGCCAGGGGCGCCACGCGCGCGCCCATTTCGCGGGCGTCGTCGGCGGCGGCGTTGCCCGCCCGGGCGCGCGCGTACACGCCCTGCAGGATGGCGGCGATGCGGAAGAAGCTGTAGGCCAGGTAGAAGTCCCAGTTGGCCGGCGCGGCGATACCGCGCGCGCGGCAATAGGCGGCCACGAACGCGGCCTCGTCGGGGATGCCCAGCGCCGCCAGGTCCAGGCCGGCAATGCCGCGCCACAGGCTGGGCGGGATGCGCCAGCACATGCAGTGATAGGCCAGGTCGGCCAGCGGGTGGCCCAGCGTGGACAGCTCCCAGTCCAGCAGCGCGATGGCGCGGGGCGCGTCGGCGGCGAACACCAGGTTGTCGATGCGGTAGTCGCCATGCACCAGGCAGACCTGGCCGTCGTCGGCCGGCAAGTGCCGCGGCAGCCAGTCGATCAGCGCGTCCATGGCGGGAATTGCCGCGGTCTCGGTGTCGCGGTACTGCCGGGTCCAGCGGGCGACCTGGCGCGCGTAGTAGTCGCCGGCGCGGCCGTAGTCGCCCAGCCCGGCTTCGCCGGGCGCCACCGCGTGCAGCGCGGCCAGCACCCGGCCCGCCTCGGCGTAGACGGCGCCGCGCTCGGACGGGTCCAGCCCCGGCAGGGCCGGGTCCATGAACACGCGGCCCTGCGCATAGCTCATCAAGTAGAACGGCGTGCCGATCACGCCGCGGTCTTCGCAGTAGTGCAGCATGCGCGGCACCGGCACCGCGGTGCCGGCCAGGGCCGACATCACGCGGTATTCGCGGTCCACCGCATGGGCCGAGGGCAGCAGCGCGCCGGGCGGCTGCTTGCGCAGCACGCGCAGCCCGCCGGCATCTTCCAGCAGGAAGGTGGGGTTCGACTGCCCGCCGGTCAGCGGCCGGACGCGCAGGCCGGCCGCGTCGCCCAGCCCCTGCGCCGCCAGGTAGGCCGCCAGCGCGGGCAGCCACTCGGGCTGCGCTGGCGGATGATGGCCGTGCGCGTTCACTGGACTACCCTCCTGTCGCTGCGCGACTGCCTCCCCGAGGGAGGATTCGCCCTTCGGGCGGCCGTGCGGGCTCATACCAGGGCCTTGCGCGGCGCGTCGGCGTCGTCCCAGCGCCAGTAGGCGTCGCCTTCGTCCATCAGGTAGCGCGCCAGCACCATCTTGTGCACTTCCGATGCGCCGTCGACCAGGCGCGCCTGGCGGGCGTAGCGGTAGATCCATTCCAGCGGCGTGTCTTTCGAATAGCCGCGCGCGCCATTGAGCTGCAGCGCGGTGTCCACCACTTTCTGCAGGGTTTCCGACACGACGATCTTGGCCATGGAGATTTCTTTGCGAGCGTAGTCGCCCTGGTCCAGCCGCGCCGCCGCGCGCATGGTCAGCAGGCGGCCGATCTCGATCTGCATGGCAGCGTCGCCCAGCAGCCACTGCACGCCTTCGCGCTCGGCCAGTTTCTGGCCGAAGCTGCTGCGCCGCCCCACGTAGTCGACCGCCACTTCCATGGAGCGGCGCGCCAGCCCCAGCCAGCGCATGCAGTGCGTCAGGCGCGCCGGGCCCAGGCGGATCTGCGTCAGCTTCAGGCCGTCGCCGATTTCCATCAGGCGGTTTTCGTCGGGGATTTCCAGGCCGTCGAAAATCAGTTCGCAATGGCCGCCGTGTTCTTCCGGCCCCATGATCGGAATGCGCCGCTCGATGCGCCAGCCCGGCTGGCCGGCATCGAACAGAAAGGCGCTGAGCCCTTTGCGCGCGTCGTCCGAGGTGCGGGCGATCAGGATGAAGTGGCGCGCCACGCCGGCTCCGGTGATGAACCACTTGCGGCCGTTGATGATCCACTTGTCGCTCTGGCGGGTGGCCGTGGTGCGCATCATGGACGGGTCGGAGCCGCTGCCCGGGCTGGGCTCGGTCATCACGAACGACGAGCGGACCTTGCCGTCGATGATGGGCTGCAGCCAGCGGTCTTTCTGGTCGGGGCGGGCCACCTGCGCCAGCACGCGCATGTTGCCGTCGTCGGGCGCGGCCGCGTTGAAGGCCACCGGCCCGAAGATCGAGCGGTTCATTTCTTCGTAGCAGGCGGCCAGGCCGACCATGGGCAAGCCCTGGCCGCCGCGCTCGCGCGGCATCTGCAGGGCCCACAGGCCCGCCTCGCGCGCCTTGGCGCGTGCCTGTTCCAGCGCGGCCTCGGCGATATTTTCATGGGCGTCGAAATTGCCCGGGTCGGCTTCCAGCGGGATCAGTTCCTGGTCGACGAAGCGGCGCACGCGGCTCCGGTAGTCCTCCAGCTCGGGGGGCAGAGAAAAGTCCATGCAGCATCTCCATGCAGTGCGCCGCCGGAAGGCGGCAATAAGCGAGGGTTCAAAGCGAACTGACCAGGTGGCCGCCGTCGACGTCGATGACCGAGCCCGTCATGAATGCCGACGCATCCGAGGCCAGCAGCAGCAGCGGTCCGTCCAGGTCTTGTGGCTGCCCCAGGCGGCGCTGCGGCACGCGCTTGATCAGCGCTTCGCCCGCCGGGGACGCAAAGAACTCGCGATTCAGGTCGGTGGCGATATAGCCCGGCGCCAGGGCGTTGACGCGGATGCCGTGGCGGGCCCATTCCAGCGCCAGCGCGCGCGTCAGGTGCAGCAGGCCGGCTTTGGCCGCCGCGTAGGGCGCCACGTGCGAGGCCACGCGCTGTCCCAGGATCGACGCGATATTGACGATGGCGCCCGGCCGGCCTTCGGCGCGGAAATGGCGCGCGCTGGCCTGGGCCACGCGCCACGCGCCGTTGAGGTTGACGTCGATGAGATCGGTCCAGGCCTGCTCGGAGATGTCCAGCGCCGGCTCGCTGAGCGCGACGCCCGCGTTGTTGATCACGATGTCCAGCGGGCCGAGTTCGCCGGCGGCCGCGTCGATGGCGGCCTGCACGCTGTCGGGCCGGGTGACGTCCATTTGCACCACGCAGGCCCGGCCGCCCTGCCGGCCGATGGCCTCGGCCACCTCGCGGCCCAGCTCGGTGCGGCGCCCGCACAGCGCCACGCGCGCCCCGGCGCCCGCCAGCAGGCAGGCAAAGTGCCGGCCCAGCCCGCTATAGGCGCCCGTGACCAGCGCGGTCTTGGACTTCAGGTCTTCGAACATCGATCTCTCCTCACTCACTGGCTTTAATCTGTTTTTGGTCCGCGCAGGAGCGGTGCCAATGCATCGGGCACCTCGAGTTCCAAACGTAACACAGCGCTGGCCAGGGCCTTGCCATAGTTGTCGATCGCCAGGCTGCGCGACACGCCGCCGCCCAGGGCGCCTTCCAGCACGAAGTTCAGCACGCCCAGGCCGTCGACCTCGTAGCGCGTGATGGCGCCGCGCACCGCGGCTTCGTTATAGACCGTGCGCAGCGCATCGGCCGTGACGGCCTGCTTGATGTACGGATAGAACGCGGGCTCGTAGGCGATCACCGCAATGTTCGAGGTGTTGCCCTTGTCGCCCGAGCGGGTGTGCGCGACGCGCCGCAAACTGACTCGCATGATGTTGCTCCTAGACGAATTCGACGGCGCATTGCACCGAGTTGCGCGGCACCAGGGTGGACCACAGGCCGATCACTTCGCGCACCCGGTCCTGGTGGGGCACGCGCTTGCCGGTGGAGGCCAGGCCGCAGACCGCCATGCCGTCGACTTCGCGGCCGATTTTCTCGGCCTGCGCGCGGGTGGCGCAACGCGCCGCGATGCGCACGGCGATCTCGGCCGGCTCGCAGGCCGGCGCGGCCGACGCGGCGCCGTGCACCGCGTTGACGCCGATGAAGTCGATGCGCAGGTCGTCGGCCTGCAGCCCGGCCAGGCGCAGCCGCTCGCGCAGAATGGTCTCGGCCAGCCGGGCCTTGCCCAGGCAGCCCGGGCCGGCGAAGAAGAACATGTCTTCGCCAATGTAGCCCTCGGTGCAGCCCATGGAAACCTTCAGCGTATCGGTGCGCGGGTGGCCCGAGATGTCGCCGACGCGCACCCGGTCGGGCCCCGCCTGTTCCAGGCGCGCGGTGGTGAAGTCCACCACCACGTCGGGCGTGATGTAGCGGGCCGGGTCGTGCACCTCGTAGAACATCTGTTCCTTTACCGTGCGCAGATCGATGCAGCCGCCGGTGCCGCTGACCTTGCCGATCTCGGCCGTACCGTCCGCCTCGACGTCGGCATACGGAAAGGCCAGGTTCCAGGGCTCGGGCACGTCTTTGTAGCCGGGGTCGCCGAAATAGCCGCCGGTGACCTGCGCGCCGCATTCCAGCAGGTGGCCGATGCCGCTGCCCTGCCCCAGCCGCGCCCAGTCGTCGGCGTGCCAGCCGAAGTGGTGCATCATCGGCGCCAGGAACAGCGACGGGTCGGCTACGCGGCCGGTGATGACGATGTCGGCGCCCTGGTCCAGCGCCCGCACAATGGCCTCGGCGCCCGCGTAGGGCTCGGCCGAGATCAGCGTACTGGCCACCGACGCCACGGGCGCGCCGCTTTCCATGATGGACAGCCCGCCGGCCGCGATGCTGGCGCTGAGGTCGGTGGCGCTGACGGCGGCCACCCGGGCCTGCTTCCAGCCGGCTTCGGCGCACAGCTCGGCCACGCGCCGCGCCGCGGCCAGCGGATGGATCCAGCCCTGGTTCGAGACAATGCGCGTGCCGTTGGCCATGCAGTGCGGCAGCACCGCGCGCATGCGGTCGTCCAGCCACGTGTCGTAGCCCGGAAAGGCCGGGTCGCGGCGCTTGCGCACCTGGGCGGCCGATACGGTGGCTTCGGCCATGGTCTCGAAGCACAGAAAATCCAGCGCGCCGCGCTCGGCGTTCCAGCGCGCGGGGTCGATGCGGTCGCCCCACCAGCCGGCGCCCGAGCCGATGCGCAGCCTGCCTGCTTTGTCGTTCATGTCGGTCTCCTTTGCGATGCCGGTTGCCGTTTATTGCGGCTGGATGCCCGCCTTGGCGATGACCTGGCGCCATTTTTCGGTGTCGGCGCGGATGGTGGCGCCGAAGGCCTGCGGCGTGCCCGCCACCGGGATCGCGCCCAGGTTCTCGACCTGGCGGCGCGTGCCGGGCTCGGCCAGCGCCTCGGCCACGGCCGACTGGATGCGCGCCACCACGGCGGCCGGCGTGCCGGCCGGCGCCAGCAGGCCGAACCACGCATTGACTTCATAGCCCGGCAAGCCGGCCTCGGCCACGGTGGGCACGTCGGGCAGCAGGGGCACGCGGGCGCTGGTGGTCACCGCCAGCGCCCGGACGGCGCCGGCGCGGATCTGCCCCATGGCCGAAGGCAGGTTGTCGTACATGATCTGCACCTGGCCGCCCAGCAGGCCGGTCATGGCGGGCGCCGAGCCCTTGTACGGTACGTGGCGGATGTCCACCTTGGCCATGCTGTTGAACAGCTCGCCCGACAGGTGCGGCGAGCCGCCCAGGCTGGTCGAGGCAAAGTTCAGCTGGCCCGGCTTGCGGCGCGCCTGTTCGATCAGCTGTGCCACCGTGGCAATGCCCAGCCCGGGGCTGGCCAACAGCACGTTGGGGGAGTTGGCCACCAGCGTTACCGGCGCGAAATCGCGCGCCGGGTCGTACGGCACCTGCTTGTAGATGAACTGGTTGGTGACCTGGGTGCCCAGGGTGCCCATGACCAGCGTGTAGCCGTCGGGCTGCGCCCGCGCCACGGCGGCCGCCCCGATGCCGCCGCCCGCGCCGGGGCGGTTTTCCACCACCACGTTCTGGCCCAGGCGGCTGCCGGCGGCATGCGCGACCAGGCGCGCCAGCAGGTCGGTGGTGCCGCCGGGCGGAAACGGCACGATCAGCGTGATGGGGCGGGCGGGCCACGCCGGCGCCGCCTGGGCGTGCGCCGCGGGCGCTATCGGCAGCGCCAGGCCGGCGGCAAGAAGAATCGCGTATCCACGCATGGGTATCTCCTGGTGAACGGGGTGTCAGGCGGCGGGAGGCGCGTCTGGCGCGGCCAGCTCGACCAGGGCGTCCACCGCCACTGCGCCCTGGCCTTGCGCGCCCACCAGCACCGGGTTGACGTCTATGGACGCCAGGCGGCCGCCGGCCGCCAGCGCGCAACGCCCCAGCAATACCGCCTGTTCGGCCAGCGCTTGCGCATCGGCGGGCGGATCGCCGCGCACGCCGGCCAGCAGCGTGCCGATGCGCAGGCCCCGCAGTTTGTCGATGACCTCGTCGGCGCTGAAGGGCGGCAGCAGCAGCGCCACGTCCTGCATGGCCTCGACGTACTTGCCGCCGCTGCCCACCATGACCACGGGCCCGAACACCGGGTCGTGGCGCATGCCCAGGGCGCACTCGTGCAGCCCGGCGTGCATGCGCGCCACGATCCATTCCGCGTCGTCCACGCCCAGCCTGGCCAGCGCCTGCGCCTGCCGGGCCAGCGCGGCGCGCAGCGCCTGCTCGTCGTCCAGGCCCAGCGCCACCAGGCCGTGTTCGGATTTGTGGGGCAGGCGCGCCGAGCAGGCCTTCAGCGCCACCGGCGCGCCGATGGCGCGCCAGGCGGCCACGGCGGCGTCGGCATCGGCGCAGCGGGCATGCCCGGCCACCGCCAGGCCCTGGCTGGCCAGCAGCGCCAGGCTTTGCGCCTCGGACAGAAACTGCTGCCGCGAGGGCGGCAGGCTGCACGGCGCCGGGTCCGGCCAGGTTACGGGCGGGCGGCTGTGCCAGCGGTGCAGGCGATACAGGGCGGCCAGCGCGTCGGCCGCCTGCTGTTCGTCGGCATAGACGGCCACGCCGCGCGCGCGGAATGCCGCCGCCACGTTGTCCTGCCATGCCACCACCGCCACCGGCCGGGCCGCCGCGGCGGCGAAGCTGGCCGTGTCGGCCGCGAAGGTGGCCACGTCATAGCCGCGCCCGGCCACCGGAATATCGATCAGGAACATGTCGGCGGCCGGGTCCGCGGCGATCACCGGCAGCACTTGCCCGAACAGTCCGTTGTTCGACAGCAGCGCCGCCGTGATATCCACGGGATTGACGGTAGAGGCGAAGCCGGGCAGCAGGCTGTCCAGTTGCCGCTGCGTGGCCTCGGCCAGCGGCGCGACCTGCAGGCCGCGTTCGACCGCGGCGTCCGAGGCCAGCACGCAGCTGGCGCCCGAATTGCTGACTGCCACCACGCGCGGCCCTTGCGGCAGGGGGCCGCGCAGCGCCAGCTCGGCGAAGCGCACCAGCTCTTGCGGATCGCGCGCGCGCAGAATGGCATGGCGCTCGAAATACGCGTCCACCGCCCGGTCTTCATTGGCCATGGCGCCGGTGTGCGACGCGGCCGCGCGCGCGCCGGCTTCCGAGCGGCCCGCCTTCACCGCGATCAGCGGCACGCCGCGCTCGCGCGCCAGCGCCGCCGCATCGGCCAGCGCGCCCGCATCCTGCAGCGATTCCAGGTACAGCAGCACGATGCGCACTTCCGGATCGCGCAGCACCGCGCAGGCCAGTTCCGCCACCGTGACGTCGGCCTCGTTGCCGGTGGCGTGCACGTGGCGCACGCCCAGGCCGCGCTGGCGCAGCAGGCCGTACACCATCGCGCCCATGCCGCCGCTCTGGCTCAGCACCGCCACCGGGCCATCGGCCGGCGCCACTTCCAGGAACATGGTCGAGAAGCTGGCGATGGCGCCGTTGCCGAAGTTGGCCAGGCCTTGCGAGTTGGGCCCCACGATGCGCATGCCGGCCGCGCGCGCGCGCGCCGTCATGGCGTCCTGCAGCGCCCTGCCGGCATCGCCGGTTTCAGAAAACCCGGCCGAGATCACGATGGCGGCGGCCACGCCCAGCTCGGCGCAGCGGTCCACCGCCTGCACGGCCTGCTGGCCCGCCACGGCCACGATGGCCAGGTCGGGCGCCGCGGGCAGCGCATCCAGGCTGGGCCAGGCGCGTTCGCCCTGCACTTCGGCGCGTTGCGGGTTGATGGGGTACAGCGTGCCCGCGTAGCCGTGCCGCCGCATGTAGTAAATGGGCCGCCCGCCGATCTTGTCGGGATTGTCGGACGCGCCGACGATGGCGATCGAGGCCGGATCGAGCAGCCGGTCCAGGCCGTCGCGCGGGGGGGATGCAAATGCCATGAAGACTCCTGTGGCAAAGGGGCTTCAGGTGTCTGGCTCCGCAGGTACCAGACACCTTTCTGTTGGGAGAGCCGGTGCATGCTTCGGTGTCTGGCACCTGCGGAGCCAGACACCCGGCCGTATCAATTGACGGTGGCGCCGGAGACCTTGACCACTTCCGCCCATTTGCGGATTTCGTTGTCCAGGAACTGCCCGTACTCGGCCGGCGTCATCCAGTCGGCGTCGAAGCCCTGTTGCGCGAATTGCTTCTGCAGGTCGGGGCGGCCGAGCACTTTGCGCAGCGCCGCGCTCAGTTTCTGCACCACGGCCTCGGGCGTGCCGGCCGGCGCCATCAGGCCGTTCCAGGCCGTGGCCTCGTAGCCGTCCAGGCCGGACTCGGCCACGGTGGGCACGTCGGGCGCGGCGGGCGAACGCGCGGCGCTGGTGACGGCCAGCGCGCGCAGCTTGCCGTCTTTCACGTAGGGCATGGACGACAGCATGGTGTTGAACATGATGTCGGCCTGGCCGCCCATCACGTCGGTCATGGCCGGCGCGCTACCGCGGTACGGCACGTGCACCATGCGGATGCCGGCCATGGTGTTGAACAGCTCGGCCGACAGGTGCGTGGACTGCCCGTTGCCCGACGAGGCGAAGGTCAGCTTGCCGGGCGACGCCTTGGCCAGCGCGATCAGCTCGCCCACGTTCTTGGCGGGCAGGTCGGGGCGCGTCACGATCACCAGCGGGCCCTTGGTCAGCAGCGAGATCGGCGCGAAGCTCTTGCGCGTGTCATAGCCCAGGTTCTTGAACAGCGACATGTTGATGGCGTGCGCCGTGGTGGCCAGCAGCAGGGTGTAGCCATCGGGCGCGCTCTTGGCCACCAGGTCGGCACCGATATTGCCGCCCGCGCCCGAGCGGTTGTCGACGATGACCGTCTGGCCGAGTTCGTCGCCCAGCCCTTGCGCTACAGAGCGCGCGACGATGTCGGTGGGGCCGCCCGGCGGATAGGGCACCACCAGGGTAACGGGCTTGTCCGGCCACGCCGCGGCGGCGGCCGCGGCGTGGGCCGCCAGGGCGAAAGCGGCCAGGGCGGCGCGCCAGGTAGTGATTGCAGGCATGAGTCTCTCCTCCGTCCTCGCGGGACGTTATTGTTGGTTGGGGTGGTGGGAAGTAAGGCCGCCGTCGCGGCCGCGCATCAAGGCGGGCGGCACGCCTCGAACTTGAGCAGCGTCCGGCCGTTCAGCTCGGCCGCGCGGCCGCTGACCGCCTGGCCGATGGCGATGCCGGCGTCGGCATGCCCCATCAGCGTCACGTCTTCCCGCAGGCGCACCAGCACCAGCACATAGGGCGCCAGCGCGCGCCACTGCGGGTCGGGCGCGCGGTGCACTTCGCTGCGGGCGATCACCACGCCAGCGCCCGCGGCGCGGCGCCAGCGCAATGCCGTGCCGCCGCAGGCCGCGCAGGCGTAGGGGCGCAAGGCCCACCAGGCGCCGCAGCCGTCGCAGCGCTGCAGGTCGAGAGGGTGCCGGGCGTGCGTGGCCGGGTTCATGCCGCGCCCTCGGCTTGCAGCACCAGGCTGACGTGCGCGGACAGCACGCCGCCGTCGGCATGCACCAGCGCGCGGCGGCGCGGCGCGATCTGGCGTTCGCCGGCGCGGCCCGCCAGCTGGTTGCAGGCCTCGACCACGTGGGCCAGCCCGCCGGCCACGCCGGAATGGCCGAACGACAGCAGGCCGCCATGGGTGTTCAGGGGCAAGGGGCCGGCGGCCGCGAAGTCGCCGCGCCGCAGCCGCGCTCCCGCGCCGCCGCGCGGCGCGTAGCCCAGTTCTTCCAGCAGCATGATCAGAGTGATGGTGAACGAGTCGTAGATCGCCAGATAGTCGATCTGGCCGGCGTCCACCCGCGCCTCGGCCAGGGCGCGGGCGCAGGCGCGCGCGGCGCCGGTATCCAGCACGTCGCGCATGGCCGACAGGTGCTGGTGGCGGTGCGCCTGGCCGCCGCCGGCGACCCGCACCGGGCCTTCGTCGGCGCTGAGCACCAGGGCCGCCGCGCCGTCCGAGATGGGGCAGCAGTCCAGCAGATGCAGCGGCGTGGCAATCGGCCGCGAGGCCAGCACCTGCTCGACCGTGATGGGTTCGCGCAGATGCGCATGCGGGTGGCCGGCGGCGTTGTGGCGCATCAGCGCGGCGAAGCCGGCCATGGCGTCGCGGTCGGTGCCGGTGCGGTGCATGTAGGCCGAGGCCAGCAGCGCGTAGTAGGCGGGCACCGAGGCGCCGTTGGGCACTTCGGTATCGGCCTCGCCCACCTGCGCCAGCGTCTGGATGGAGGTGTCGACCGCCTGGCCGGTCAGGCGGTTTTCGCCGGCCACCACCAGGATGCGCCGGCAGGTGCCGGCGCGCAGCAGTTCGCGCGCCAGCATGACCATGGCCGCGCCGGTGGCCCCGCCCATCTGCATGCCGTGGGCATAGCAGGGGTCCAGGCCCAGTTTCTCGCTGAGCAGCGTGCCCAGCATCAGGTGCGGAAAGGTGGTGGCATAGCCGCACAGCACGCCATCGATGTCGGCGCGCGCCAGGCCCGACTGCGCCAGGGCGCTGTTGGCCGCCTCGGCCATCAGGTCCAGCGCGCTCGCGCCCTCGTGGCGGCCGAAGCGCGTGGTGGCCGCGGCCTGCACATAGGCGCGCCGGTGATCGCGGTCAGGCATGCGGCAGCCACGCGCGTTCGATTTCGCGTGCCTCGTGTGACAGTGCCTGCGCCAGTTCCTGCTCGCGCGATTCGATGCGTTCGTTCAGCGCGGCCACGCTGAGCGCGGCGATCGCCCGACCGCTGGGCCCGCGCACGGCCACGCCCAGGCCCCCCATTTTTTCCACCACCACGTCCAGCAGCATGGCGTGCCCCAGGCTGCGCGCGCGCTGCGCGGCCAGGTCCAGGTCGCGCTCGGGATAGCGCGGGTACCTGGCCGCCAGGCGCTGCCGCACCATGGGCAGCACCGCGCGCGATTCGAATTCATCCAGCGTCGACAGCAGCGCCAGGCTGCCGGCTCCCACGCCCAGCGGCCGGCGGCTGCCCACCTGCAGGTAGTTGGCGCGGATGGGGTAGTCGCCAAAGCACAGGTCCACGCAGACGGATTCCCAGCCCATCGGCAGCGACAGGATGACCGTGTCGCCGAAGCGGCGCGCCAGCCGGATCAGGGCCGGCCGCGCCAGCCCGCGCAGGTCCAGGCCGTCGACCATGGCATGGTGCATGGCATACACCTGCGGGCCCAGCATGTAGTGCTTGCTGACCGGATCCCGTTCGACGAAGCCCTCGGCTTCCAGGTCTTTCAGGATGCGCCGCGCCGTGGAAATATCCAGCGCGGCGCTTTGCGCGATATCGGTCAGCCG is from Bordetella petrii and encodes:
- a CDS encoding tripartite tricarboxylate transporter substrate binding protein, with product MPAITTWRAALAAFALAAHAAAAAAAWPDKPVTLVVPYPPGGPTDIVARSVAQGLGDELGQTVIVDNRSGAGGNIGADLVAKSAPDGYTLLLATTAHAINMSLFKNLGYDTRKSFAPISLLTKGPLVIVTRPDLPAKNVGELIALAKASPGKLTFASSGNGQSTHLSAELFNTMAGIRMVHVPYRGSAPAMTDVMGGQADIMFNTMLSSMPYVKDGKLRALAVTSAARSPAAPDVPTVAESGLDGYEATAWNGLMAPAGTPEAVVQKLSAALRKVLGRPDLQKQFAQQGFDADWMTPAEYGQFLDNEIRKWAEVVKVSGATVN
- a CDS encoding acyl-CoA dehydrogenase family protein produces the protein MDFSLPPELEDYRSRVRRFVDQELIPLEADPGNFDAHENIAEAALEQARAKAREAGLWALQMPRERGGQGLPMVGLAACYEEMNRSIFGPVAFNAAAPDDGNMRVLAQVARPDQKDRWLQPIIDGKVRSSFVMTEPSPGSGSDPSMMRTTATRQSDKWIINGRKWFITGAGVARHFILIARTSDDARKGLSAFLFDAGQPGWRIERRIPIMGPEEHGGHCELIFDGLEIPDENRLMEIGDGLKLTQIRLGPARLTHCMRWLGLARRSMEVAVDYVGRRSSFGQKLAEREGVQWLLGDAAMQIEIGRLLTMRAAARLDQGDYARKEISMAKIVVSETLQKVVDTALQLNGARGYSKDTPLEWIYRYARQARLVDGASEVHKMVLARYLMDEGDAYWRWDDADAPRKALV
- a CDS encoding Bug family tripartite tricarboxylate transporter substrate binding protein codes for the protein MRGYAILLAAGLALPIAPAAHAQAAPAWPARPITLIVPFPPGGTTDLLARLVAHAAGSRLGQNVVVENRPGAGGGIGAAAVARAQPDGYTLVMGTLGTQVTNQFIYKQVPYDPARDFAPVTLVANSPNVLLASPGLGIATVAQLIEQARRKPGQLNFASTSLGGSPHLSGELFNSMAKVDIRHVPYKGSAPAMTGLLGGQVQIMYDNLPSAMGQIRAGAVRALAVTTSARVPLLPDVPTVAEAGLPGYEVNAWFGLLAPAGTPAAVVARIQSAVAEALAEPGTRRQVENLGAIPVAGTPQAFGATIRADTEKWRQVIAKAGIQPQ
- a CDS encoding Zn-ribbon domain-containing OB-fold protein, yielding MNPATHARHPLDLQRCDGCGAWWALRPYACAACGGTALRWRRAAGAGVVIARSEVHRAPDPQWRALAPYVLVLVRLREDVTLMGHADAGIAIGQAVSGRAAELNGRTLLKFEACRPP
- a CDS encoding thiolase family protein → MPDRDHRRAYVQAAATTRFGRHEGASALDLMAEAANSALAQSGLARADIDGVLCGYATTFPHLMLGTLLSEKLGLDPCYAHGMQMGGATGAAMVMLARELLRAGTCRRILVVAGENRLTGQAVDTSIQTLAQVGEADTEVPNGASVPAYYALLASAYMHRTGTDRDAMAGFAALMRHNAAGHPHAHLREPITVEQVLASRPIATPLHLLDCCPISDGAAALVLSADEGPVRVAGGGQAHRHQHLSAMRDVLDTGAARACARALAEARVDAGQIDYLAIYDSFTITLIMLLEELGYAPRGGAGARLRRGDFAAAGPLPLNTHGGLLSFGHSGVAGGLAHVVEACNQLAGRAGERQIAPRRRALVHADGGVLSAHVSLVLQAEGAA
- a CDS encoding phosphotransferase, whose protein sequence is MNAHGHHPPAQPEWLPALAAYLAAQGLGDAAGLRVRPLTGGQSNPTFLLEDAGGLRVLRKQPPGALLPSAHAVDREYRVMSALAGTAVPVPRMLHYCEDRGVIGTPFYLMSYAQGRVFMDPALPGLDPSERGAVYAEAGRVLAALHAVAPGEAGLGDYGRAGDYYARQVARWTRQYRDTETAAIPAMDALIDWLPRHLPADDGQVCLVHGDYRIDNLVFAADAPRAIALLDWELSTLGHPLADLAYHCMCWRIPPSLWRGIAGLDLAALGIPDEAAFVAAYCRARGIAAPANWDFYLAYSFFRIAAILQGVYARARAGNAAADDAREMGARVAPLAELGWQAAQRETARQP
- a CDS encoding acyclic terpene utilization AtuA family protein — its product is MNDKAGRLRIGSGAGWWGDRIDPARWNAERGALDFLCFETMAEATVSAAQVRKRRDPAFPGYDTWLDDRMRAVLPHCMANGTRIVSNQGWIHPLAAARRVAELCAEAGWKQARVAAVSATDLSASIAAGGLSIMESGAPVASVASTLISAEPYAGAEAIVRALDQGADIVITGRVADPSLFLAPMMHHFGWHADDWARLGQGSGIGHLLECGAQVTGGYFGDPGYKDVPEPWNLAFPYADVEADGTAEIGKVSGTGGCIDLRTVKEQMFYEVHDPARYITPDVVVDFTTARLEQAGPDRVRVGDISGHPRTDTLKVSMGCTEGYIGEDMFFFAGPGCLGKARLAETILRERLRLAGLQADDLRIDFIGVNAVHGAASAAPACEPAEIAVRIAARCATRAQAEKIGREVDGMAVCGLASTGKRVPHQDRVREVIGLWSTLVPRNSVQCAVEFV
- a CDS encoding acetate--CoA ligase family protein; protein product: MAFASPPRDGLDRLLDPASIAIVGASDNPDKIGGRPIYYMRRHGYAGTLYPINPQRAEVQGERAWPSLDALPAAPDLAIVAVAGQQAVQAVDRCAELGVAAAIVISAGFSETGDAGRALQDAMTARARAAGMRIVGPNSQGLANFGNGAIASFSTMFLEVAPADGPVAVLSQSGGMGAMVYGLLRQRGLGVRHVHATGNEADVTVAELACAVLRDPEVRIVLLYLESLQDAGALADAAALARERGVPLIAVKAGRSEAGARAAASHTGAMANEDRAVDAYFERHAILRARDPQELVRFAELALRGPLPQGPRVVAVSNSGASCVLASDAAVERGLQVAPLAEATQRQLDSLLPGFASTVNPVDITAALLSNNGLFGQVLPVIAADPAADMFLIDIPVAGRGYDVATFAADTASFAAAAARPVAVVAWQDNVAAAFRARGVAVYADEQQAADALAALYRLHRWHSRPPVTWPDPAPCSLPPSRQQFLSEAQSLALLASQGLAVAGHARCADADAAVAAWRAIGAPVALKACSARLPHKSEHGLVALGLDDEQALRAALARQAQALARLGVDDAEWIVARMHAGLHECALGMRHDPVFGPVVMVGSGGKYVEAMQDVALLLPPFSADEVIDKLRGLRIGTLLAGVRGDPPADAQALAEQAVLLGRCALAAGGRLASIDVNPVLVGAQGQGAVAVDALVELAAPDAPPAA
- a CDS encoding SDR family NAD(P)-dependent oxidoreductase, whose product is MFEDLKSKTALVTGAYSGLGRHFACLLAGAGARVALCGRRTELGREVAEAIGRQGGRACVVQMDVTRPDSVQAAIDAAAGELGPLDIVINNAGVALSEPALDISEQAWTDLIDVNLNGAWRVAQASARHFRAEGRPGAIVNIASILGQRVASHVAPYAAAKAGLLHLTRALALEWARHGIRVNALAPGYIATDLNREFFASPAGEALIKRVPQRRLGQPQDLDGPLLLLASDASAFMTGSVIDVDGGHLVSSL
- a CDS encoding AtuA-related protein, with the translated sequence MRVSLRRVAHTRSGDKGNTSNIAVIAYEPAFYPYIKQAVTADALRTVYNEAAVRGAITRYEVDGLGVLNFVLEGALGGGVSRSLAIDNYGKALASAVLRLELEVPDALAPLLRGPKTD